Proteins encoded together in one Eubalaena glacialis isolate mEubGla1 chromosome 7, mEubGla1.1.hap2.+ XY, whole genome shotgun sequence window:
- the USP19 gene encoding ubiquitin carboxyl-terminal hydrolase 19 isoform X7: protein MSGGASTTGPRRGPPGLEEATSKKKQKDRANQESKDGDPRRGGSAFTSREEPTKEELLLDWRQSADEVIVKLRVGAGPLRLEEVDAAFTDTDCVVRLPGGRQWGGVFYAEIESSCTKVQARKGGLLQLSLPKKVPLLTWPSLLKKPLGTQELVPGLRCQENGQEPSPVALEPGPEPRRAKQEARNQKRAQGRGEVGAGAGPGAQAGPSAKRAVHLHRGPEGEGSRDGPGPRGEAPKFLAEPATQAEAEEQLRVPPLNPQTCLLGSEENLALLTGKKAVAPRNDPVSPVMARSRDPEKDDRSKEEMAVAADAAALVDEPESMVNLAFVKNDSYEKGPDSVVVHVYVKEICRDTSRVLFREQDFTLIFQTRDGNFLRLHPGCGPHAIFRWQVKLRNLIEPEQCTFCFTASRIDICLRKRQSQRWGGLEAPAARVGGAKVAVPTGPTPLDSTPPGGTPHPLTGQEEARAVEKEKPKARSEDTGLDGVVARTPMEHAAPKPEPHLASPKPTCMVPPMPHSPVSGDSVEEEEEEEKKVCLPGFTGLVNLGNTCFMNSVIQSLSNTRELRDFFHDRSFEAEINYNNPLGTGGRLAIGFAVLLRALWKGTHHAFQPSKLKAIVASKASQFTGYAQHDAQEFMAFLLDGLHEDLNRIQNKPYTETVDSDGRPDEVVAEEAWQRHKMRNDSFIVDLFQGQYKSKLVCPVCAKVSITFDPFLYLPVPLPQKQKVLPIFYFAREPHSKPVKFLVSISKENSSASEVLDSLSQSVHVKPENLRLAEVIKNRFHRVFLPSHSLDTVSPSDTLLCFELLSPELAKERVVVLEVQQRPQVPSIPISKCAACQRKQQSEDEKLKRCTRCYRVGYCNQLCQKTHWPDHKGLCRPENIGYPFLVSVPASRLTYARLAQLLEGYARYSVSVFQPPFQPGRMALESQSPGCATLLSTSSLEAGDNDRDPVQPPELQLVTPVAEGDTGVPRDWASPDRGPVPSTSGVSSEMLASGPIEVGSLPAGERVSRPEAAVPGYQHPSEAMNSHTPQFFIYRIDVSNREQRLEDKGDTPLELGDDCSLALVWRNNERLQEFVLVASKELEYAEDPGSAGEAARAGHFTLDQCLNLFTRPEVLAPEEAWYCPQCKQHREASKQLLLWRLPNVLIVQLKRFSFRSFIWRDKINDLVEFPVRNLDLSKFCIGQKEEQLPSYDLYAVINHYGGMIGGHYTACARLPNDRSSQRSDVGWRLFDDSTVTTVDESQVVTRYAYVLFYRRRNSPVERPPRAGHSEHHPDLGPAAESAASQASRIWQELEAEEEPVPEGPAPLGPWGPQDWVGPPPRGPTTPDEGCLRYFVLGTVAALVALVLNVFYPLVSQSPWR, encoded by the exons ATGTCTGGCGGGGCCAGCACCACAGGCCCAAGGAGAGGGCCCCCAGGACTGGAGGAGGCCACCAGTAAGAAGAAGCAGAAGGATCGAGCAAACCAGGAGAGCAAGGATGGAGATCCTAGGAGAGGTG GGTCAGCATTCACTTCTCGGGAGGAGCCGACCAAAGAGG AGTTGTTGCTCGATTGGAGGCAGAGTGCTGATGAGGTGATTGTCAAGCTGCGTGTGGGAGCTGGTCCCTTGCGTCTGGAGGAGGTGGATGCTGCTTTCACAGACACAGACTGTGTGGTGCGGCTTCCAG GTGGTCGGCAGTGGGGTGGTGTTTTCTATGCTGAGATAGAAAGTTCTTGCACCAAAGTGCAGGCTCGCAAAGGTGGCCTCCTGCAGCTGTCACTGCCCAAGAAGGTGCCTCTGCTCACGTGGCCCTCTCTCCTG AAGAAACCTCTAGGGACCCAGGAGTTGGTGCCAGGGCTGCGGTGCCAGGAGAATGGGCAGGAGCCGTCTCCTGTTGCCCTGGAGCCAGGCCCTGAGCCCCGCCGGGCTAAGCAGGAGGCCCGGAACCAGAAGCGGGCCCAGGGCCGTGGTGAGGTAGGCGCAGGGGCTGGCCCTGGGGCCCAGGCAGGGCCCAGCGCCAAGAGGGCTGTGCATCTCCACAGAGGGCCAGAGGGGGAAGGGTCCAGAGATGGCCCTGGACCCCGAGGTGAGGCCCCCAAGTTCCTGGCTGAGCCGGCCACCCAG GCTGAGGCTGAGGAACAGCTCCGTGTACCACCACTGAACCCCCAGACCTGCCTCCTGGGCTCAGAGGAGAATCTAGCACTTTTGACAGGAAAGAAAGCAGTAGCCCCCAGGAATGACCCAGTGTCCCCAGTCATGGCTCGGAGCAGAGACCCTGAGAAAGATGATCGTTCCAAAGAGGAGATGGCAGTGGCAGCAGATGCTGCAGCCTTGGTGGATG AGCCCGAGTCCATGGTGAACCTGGCATTTGTCAAGAATGACTCGTATGAGAAGGGGCCGGACTCAGTGGTGGTGCACGTGTACGTGAAGGAAATCTGCAGGGACACATCTCGAGTGCTTTTCCGCGAGCAGGACTTCACGCTTATCTTCCAGaccag GGACGGAAACTTCCTGAGACTGCACCCGGGCTGTGGGCCCCACGCCATCTTCCGTTGGCAGGTGAAGCTCAG GAACCTGATCGAGCCAGAGCAGTGCACCTTCTGCTTCACGGCCTCTCGCATCGACATCTGCCTCCGTAAGCGGCAGAGTCAGCGCTGGGGGGGCCTGGAGGCCCCAGCTGCACGAG TGGGTGGTGCAAAGGTAGCCGTGCCGACAGGTCCAACCCCTCTGGATTCAACCCCACCGGGAGGTACCCCCCACCCCCTGACAGGCCAGGAGGAAGCCCGGGCTGTGGAGAAGGAGAAACCCAAGGCTCGATCTGAGGACACAGGCCTAGATGGTGTGGTAGCCCGCACCCCCATGGAGCATGCAGCCCCAAAGCCAGAGCCACACCTGGCATCG CCCAAGCCCACATGTATGGTGCCTCCAATGCCCCACAGCCCGGTGAGTGGAGACAgcgtggaggaagaggaggaagaagagaagaaggtgTGTCTGCCGGGCTTCACTGGCCTTGTCAATCTAGGCAACACCTGTTTCATGAACAGCGTCATTCAGTCTCTATCCAATACTCGGGAGCTGCGGGACTTCTTCCACG ACCGCTCCTTTGAGGCCGAGATCAACTACAACAACCCACTGGGGACTGGTGGGCGTCTGGCCATCGGCTTTGCTGTACTGCTCCGGGCGCTGTGGAAGGGAACCCATCATGCCTTCCAGCCCTCCAAGTTGAAG GCCATTGTGGCGAGCAAGGCCAGCCAGTTCACAGGCTACGCACAGCACGATGCCCAGGAGTTCATGGCTTTCCTGCTGGATGGGCTGCACGAAGACTTGAACCGTATTCAGAATAAGCCCTACACGGAGACCGTGGACTCAGATGGGCGACCTGATGAG GTGGTAGCTGAGGAAGCCTGGCAGCGGCACAAGATGAGGAATGACTCTTTCATCGTGGACCTATTTCAGGGCCAGTACAAGTCGAAGCTGGTGTGCCCCGTGTGCGCAAAG GTCTCCATCACTTTTGACCCGTTCCTGTACCTGCCGGTGCCTTTGCCACAGAAGCAAAAGGTTCTCCCTATCTTCTATTTTGCCCGGGAGCCCCACAGCAAGCCCGTCAAG TTTCTGGTGAGCATCAGCAAGGAGAACTCCAGTGCAAGTGAAGTGTTGGACTCCCTGTCTCAGAGTGTCCACGTGAAGCCTGAGAACCTGCGTCTGGCTGAG GTGATTAAGAATCGCTTCCACCGTGTGTTTTTGCCCTCCCACTCACTGGACACTGTGTCACCTTCCGACACGCTCCTCTGCTTCGAGCTGCTATCCCCAGAGTTAGCTAAGGAGCGGGTGGTGGTGCTAGAGGTGCAGCAG CGCCCCCAGGTGCCCAGCATCCCCATCTCCAAGTGTGCAGCCTGCCAGCGGAAGCAGCAGTCAGAGGATGAGAAGCTGAAGCGCTGTACCCGTTGCTACCGCGTGGGCTACTGCAACCA gCTCTGTCAGAAAACCCATTGGCCTGACCATAAGGGCCTCTGCCGCCCTGAGAACATTGGCTACCCCTTCCTGGTCAGTGTACCTGCCTCACGCCTCACTTATGCCCGTCTTGCTCAGCTGCTAGAGGGCTATGCCCG GTACTCTGTGAGTGTGTTCCAGCCACCCTTCCAGCCTGGCCGCATGGCCTTGGAGTCCCAGAGCCCTGGCTGTGCCACACTGCTGTCCACTAGCTCCCTGGAGGCTGGGGACAATGACAGGGACCCTGTTCAGCCACCAGAGCTCCAGTTGGTGACCCCTGTGGCTGAGGGGGACACAGGGGTCCCCCGGGACTGGGCATCCCCTGATCGGGGCCCTGTGCCCAGCACCAGTGGAGTTTCTTCTGAGATGCTGGCCAGTGGGCCCATTGAAGTTGGCTCCTTGCCTGCTGGTGAGAGGGTGTCCCGGCCTGAAG CTGCTGTGCCTGGGTACCAACACCCAAGTGAAGCCATGAATTCCCACACACCGCAGTTCTTTATCTATAGAATTGATGTATCCAACCGAGAGCAGCGGCTAGAGGACAAAG GAGACACCCCACTAGAGCTGGGTGATGACTGCAGCCTTGCTCTAGTCTGGCGGAACAATGAGCGCCTGCAGGAGTTTGTGTTGGTAGCCTCCAAGGAGCTGGAATATGCTGAGGATCCAGGCTCTGCTGGTGAGGCTGCCCGTGCTGGCCACTTCACTCTGGACCAGTGTCTGAACCTCTTCACGCGGCCTGAGGTGCTGGCACCTGAGGAGGCTTG GTACTGCCCGCAGTGCAAACAACACCGCGAGGCCTCCAAGCAGCTGTTGCTGTGGCGCCTGCCGAATGTGCTCATCGTGCAGCTCAAGCGCTTCTCCTTTCGCAGTTTCATCTGGCGTGACAAGATCAATGACTTGGTGGAGTTCCCTGTTCG GAACCTGGACCTGAGCAAGTTCTGTATCGGTCAGAAAGAGGAGCAGCTGCCCAGCTATGACCTGTATGCTGTCATCAACCACTATGGAGGCATGATCGGTGGCCACTACACTGCCTGTGCGCGCCTGCCCAATGATCGCAGCAGCCAGCGCAGCGACGTGG GCTGGCGCTTGTTTGATGACAGCACGGTGACAACGGTAGACGAGAGCCAGGTCGTGACGCGTTATGCCTATGTACTCTTCTACCGCCGGCGGAACTCTCCTGTGGAGAGGCCCCCCCGGGCAGGTCACTCTGAACACCACCCAGACCTAGGCCCTGCAGCTGAGTCTGCTGCCAGCCAG GCTTCCCGGATTTGGCAGGAGCTGGAGGCCGAGGAGGAGCCAGTACCCGAGGGGCCTGCGCCCCTGGGTCCCTGGGGGCCCCAGGATTGGGTGGGCCCCCCACCACGTGGCCCTACCACACCAGACGAGGGCTGTCTCCGATACTTTGTTCTGGGCACCGTGGCAGCTTTGGTGGCCCTCGTGCTCAACGTGTTCTATCCTCTGGTATCCCAGAGTCCCTGGAGATGA
- the USP19 gene encoding ubiquitin carboxyl-terminal hydrolase 19 isoform X8, with amino-acid sequence MSGGASTTGPRRGPPGLEEATSKKKQKDRANQESKDGDPRRGGSAFTSREEPTKEELLLDWRQSADEVIVKLRVGAGPLRLEEVDAAFTDTDCVVRLPGGRQWGGVFYAEIESSCTKVQARKGGLLQLSLPKKVPLLTWPSLLKPLGTQELVPGLRCQENGQEPSPVALEPGPEPRRAKQEARNQKRAQGRGEVGAGAGPGAQAGPSAKRAVHLHRGPEGEGSRDGPGPRGEAPKFLAEPATQAEAEEQLRVPPLNPQTCLLGSEENLALLTGKKAVAPRNDPVSPVMARSRDPEKDDRSKEEMAVAADAAALVDEPESMVNLAFVKNDSYEKGPDSVVVHVYVKEICRDTSRVLFREQDFTLIFQTRDGNFLRLHPGCGPHAIFRWQVKLRNLIEPEQCTFCFTASRIDICLRKRQSQRWGGLEAPAARVGGAKVAVPTGPTPLDSTPPGGTPHPLTGQEEARAVEKEKPKARSEDTGLDGVVARTPMEHAAPKPEPHLASPKPTCMVPPMPHSPVSGDSVEEEEEEEKKVCLPGFTGLVNLGNTCFMNSVIQSLSNTRELRDFFHDRSFEAEINYNNPLGTGGRLAIGFAVLLRALWKGTHHAFQPSKLKAIVASKASQFTGYAQHDAQEFMAFLLDGLHEDLNRIQNKPYTETVDSDGRPDEVVAEEAWQRHKMRNDSFIVDLFQGQYKSKLVCPVCAKVSITFDPFLYLPVPLPQKQKVLPIFYFAREPHSKPVKFLVSISKENSSASEVLDSLSQSVHVKPENLRLAEVIKNRFHRVFLPSHSLDTVSPSDTLLCFELLSPELAKERVVVLEVQQRPQVPSIPISKCAACQRKQQSEDEKLKRCTRCYRVGYCNQLCQKTHWPDHKGLCRPENIGYPFLVSVPASRLTYARLAQLLEGYARYSVSVFQPPFQPGRMALESQSPGCATLLSTSSLEAGDNDRDPVQPPELQLVTPVAEGDTGVPRDWASPDRGPVPSTSGVSSEMLASGPIEVGSLPAGERVSRPEAAVPGYQHPSEAMNSHTPQFFIYRIDVSNREQRLEDKGDTPLELGDDCSLALVWRNNERLQEFVLVASKELEYAEDPGSAGEAARAGHFTLDQCLNLFTRPEVLAPEEAWYCPQCKQHREASKQLLLWRLPNVLIVQLKRFSFRSFIWRDKINDLVEFPVRNLDLSKFCIGQKEEQLPSYDLYAVINHYGGMIGGHYTACARLPNDRSSQRSDVGWRLFDDSTVTTVDESQVVTRYAYVLFYRRRNSPVERPPRAGHSEHHPDLGPAAESAASQASRIWQELEAEEEPVPEGPAPLGPWGPQDWVGPPPRGPTTPDEGCLRYFVLGTVAALVALVLNVFYPLVSQSPWR; translated from the exons ATGTCTGGCGGGGCCAGCACCACAGGCCCAAGGAGAGGGCCCCCAGGACTGGAGGAGGCCACCAGTAAGAAGAAGCAGAAGGATCGAGCAAACCAGGAGAGCAAGGATGGAGATCCTAGGAGAGGTG GGTCAGCATTCACTTCTCGGGAGGAGCCGACCAAAGAGG AGTTGTTGCTCGATTGGAGGCAGAGTGCTGATGAGGTGATTGTCAAGCTGCGTGTGGGAGCTGGTCCCTTGCGTCTGGAGGAGGTGGATGCTGCTTTCACAGACACAGACTGTGTGGTGCGGCTTCCAG GTGGTCGGCAGTGGGGTGGTGTTTTCTATGCTGAGATAGAAAGTTCTTGCACCAAAGTGCAGGCTCGCAAAGGTGGCCTCCTGCAGCTGTCACTGCCCAAGAAGGTGCCTCTGCTCACGTGGCCCTCTCTCCTG AAACCTCTAGGGACCCAGGAGTTGGTGCCAGGGCTGCGGTGCCAGGAGAATGGGCAGGAGCCGTCTCCTGTTGCCCTGGAGCCAGGCCCTGAGCCCCGCCGGGCTAAGCAGGAGGCCCGGAACCAGAAGCGGGCCCAGGGCCGTGGTGAGGTAGGCGCAGGGGCTGGCCCTGGGGCCCAGGCAGGGCCCAGCGCCAAGAGGGCTGTGCATCTCCACAGAGGGCCAGAGGGGGAAGGGTCCAGAGATGGCCCTGGACCCCGAGGTGAGGCCCCCAAGTTCCTGGCTGAGCCGGCCACCCAG GCTGAGGCTGAGGAACAGCTCCGTGTACCACCACTGAACCCCCAGACCTGCCTCCTGGGCTCAGAGGAGAATCTAGCACTTTTGACAGGAAAGAAAGCAGTAGCCCCCAGGAATGACCCAGTGTCCCCAGTCATGGCTCGGAGCAGAGACCCTGAGAAAGATGATCGTTCCAAAGAGGAGATGGCAGTGGCAGCAGATGCTGCAGCCTTGGTGGATG AGCCCGAGTCCATGGTGAACCTGGCATTTGTCAAGAATGACTCGTATGAGAAGGGGCCGGACTCAGTGGTGGTGCACGTGTACGTGAAGGAAATCTGCAGGGACACATCTCGAGTGCTTTTCCGCGAGCAGGACTTCACGCTTATCTTCCAGaccag GGACGGAAACTTCCTGAGACTGCACCCGGGCTGTGGGCCCCACGCCATCTTCCGTTGGCAGGTGAAGCTCAG GAACCTGATCGAGCCAGAGCAGTGCACCTTCTGCTTCACGGCCTCTCGCATCGACATCTGCCTCCGTAAGCGGCAGAGTCAGCGCTGGGGGGGCCTGGAGGCCCCAGCTGCACGAG TGGGTGGTGCAAAGGTAGCCGTGCCGACAGGTCCAACCCCTCTGGATTCAACCCCACCGGGAGGTACCCCCCACCCCCTGACAGGCCAGGAGGAAGCCCGGGCTGTGGAGAAGGAGAAACCCAAGGCTCGATCTGAGGACACAGGCCTAGATGGTGTGGTAGCCCGCACCCCCATGGAGCATGCAGCCCCAAAGCCAGAGCCACACCTGGCATCG CCCAAGCCCACATGTATGGTGCCTCCAATGCCCCACAGCCCGGTGAGTGGAGACAgcgtggaggaagaggaggaagaagagaagaaggtgTGTCTGCCGGGCTTCACTGGCCTTGTCAATCTAGGCAACACCTGTTTCATGAACAGCGTCATTCAGTCTCTATCCAATACTCGGGAGCTGCGGGACTTCTTCCACG ACCGCTCCTTTGAGGCCGAGATCAACTACAACAACCCACTGGGGACTGGTGGGCGTCTGGCCATCGGCTTTGCTGTACTGCTCCGGGCGCTGTGGAAGGGAACCCATCATGCCTTCCAGCCCTCCAAGTTGAAG GCCATTGTGGCGAGCAAGGCCAGCCAGTTCACAGGCTACGCACAGCACGATGCCCAGGAGTTCATGGCTTTCCTGCTGGATGGGCTGCACGAAGACTTGAACCGTATTCAGAATAAGCCCTACACGGAGACCGTGGACTCAGATGGGCGACCTGATGAG GTGGTAGCTGAGGAAGCCTGGCAGCGGCACAAGATGAGGAATGACTCTTTCATCGTGGACCTATTTCAGGGCCAGTACAAGTCGAAGCTGGTGTGCCCCGTGTGCGCAAAG GTCTCCATCACTTTTGACCCGTTCCTGTACCTGCCGGTGCCTTTGCCACAGAAGCAAAAGGTTCTCCCTATCTTCTATTTTGCCCGGGAGCCCCACAGCAAGCCCGTCAAG TTTCTGGTGAGCATCAGCAAGGAGAACTCCAGTGCAAGTGAAGTGTTGGACTCCCTGTCTCAGAGTGTCCACGTGAAGCCTGAGAACCTGCGTCTGGCTGAG GTGATTAAGAATCGCTTCCACCGTGTGTTTTTGCCCTCCCACTCACTGGACACTGTGTCACCTTCCGACACGCTCCTCTGCTTCGAGCTGCTATCCCCAGAGTTAGCTAAGGAGCGGGTGGTGGTGCTAGAGGTGCAGCAG CGCCCCCAGGTGCCCAGCATCCCCATCTCCAAGTGTGCAGCCTGCCAGCGGAAGCAGCAGTCAGAGGATGAGAAGCTGAAGCGCTGTACCCGTTGCTACCGCGTGGGCTACTGCAACCA gCTCTGTCAGAAAACCCATTGGCCTGACCATAAGGGCCTCTGCCGCCCTGAGAACATTGGCTACCCCTTCCTGGTCAGTGTACCTGCCTCACGCCTCACTTATGCCCGTCTTGCTCAGCTGCTAGAGGGCTATGCCCG GTACTCTGTGAGTGTGTTCCAGCCACCCTTCCAGCCTGGCCGCATGGCCTTGGAGTCCCAGAGCCCTGGCTGTGCCACACTGCTGTCCACTAGCTCCCTGGAGGCTGGGGACAATGACAGGGACCCTGTTCAGCCACCAGAGCTCCAGTTGGTGACCCCTGTGGCTGAGGGGGACACAGGGGTCCCCCGGGACTGGGCATCCCCTGATCGGGGCCCTGTGCCCAGCACCAGTGGAGTTTCTTCTGAGATGCTGGCCAGTGGGCCCATTGAAGTTGGCTCCTTGCCTGCTGGTGAGAGGGTGTCCCGGCCTGAAG CTGCTGTGCCTGGGTACCAACACCCAAGTGAAGCCATGAATTCCCACACACCGCAGTTCTTTATCTATAGAATTGATGTATCCAACCGAGAGCAGCGGCTAGAGGACAAAG GAGACACCCCACTAGAGCTGGGTGATGACTGCAGCCTTGCTCTAGTCTGGCGGAACAATGAGCGCCTGCAGGAGTTTGTGTTGGTAGCCTCCAAGGAGCTGGAATATGCTGAGGATCCAGGCTCTGCTGGTGAGGCTGCCCGTGCTGGCCACTTCACTCTGGACCAGTGTCTGAACCTCTTCACGCGGCCTGAGGTGCTGGCACCTGAGGAGGCTTG GTACTGCCCGCAGTGCAAACAACACCGCGAGGCCTCCAAGCAGCTGTTGCTGTGGCGCCTGCCGAATGTGCTCATCGTGCAGCTCAAGCGCTTCTCCTTTCGCAGTTTCATCTGGCGTGACAAGATCAATGACTTGGTGGAGTTCCCTGTTCG GAACCTGGACCTGAGCAAGTTCTGTATCGGTCAGAAAGAGGAGCAGCTGCCCAGCTATGACCTGTATGCTGTCATCAACCACTATGGAGGCATGATCGGTGGCCACTACACTGCCTGTGCGCGCCTGCCCAATGATCGCAGCAGCCAGCGCAGCGACGTGG GCTGGCGCTTGTTTGATGACAGCACGGTGACAACGGTAGACGAGAGCCAGGTCGTGACGCGTTATGCCTATGTACTCTTCTACCGCCGGCGGAACTCTCCTGTGGAGAGGCCCCCCCGGGCAGGTCACTCTGAACACCACCCAGACCTAGGCCCTGCAGCTGAGTCTGCTGCCAGCCAG GCTTCCCGGATTTGGCAGGAGCTGGAGGCCGAGGAGGAGCCAGTACCCGAGGGGCCTGCGCCCCTGGGTCCCTGGGGGCCCCAGGATTGGGTGGGCCCCCCACCACGTGGCCCTACCACACCAGACGAGGGCTGTCTCCGATACTTTGTTCTGGGCACCGTGGCAGCTTTGGTGGCCCTCGTGCTCAACGTGTTCTATCCTCTGGTATCCCAGAGTCCCTGGAGATGA